From Aedes albopictus strain Foshan chromosome 1, AalbF5, whole genome shotgun sequence, one genomic window encodes:
- the LOC109423629 gene encoding zinc metalloproteinase-disintegrin-like EoMP06 isoform X2, with protein sequence MTRGMTIERITMTGTSLLRLLLLLVLLCAESIVLGLTHHRHTSDGGDGDPDGADVWQQNGPLAVNGNDRISIVPNVEYTRFGSDTAVLTYNLTTASDGALTVRIDLRRSLPSQTFVERQGNGNESIVEYFNDECYYQGRVHGSPRSQVALSTCEGKVRGTVYDQDETYYIDYDEVSGAHFLERIYASSHSNRVKRSHHRPRLAGPYNANRYSRFVELVLVVDNSLYRHFNADIWTIHRYCTDVVNHVNMLFNQLNIFIALTGVVVWDQHDHIHVSDRADDTLNNFLQYRRKELLRSHPNDHAQLLTAVNFQDHVIGKAKLGGMCTSNNSGAVIVIHTDNIGIQAGTLAHEMGHSFNMEHDVGEECKCEDKECIMSATVTGRSLKHWSSCSVEQLTLAFNRGLNHCLKDRPEVVYSMSCGNGFVDEGEECDCGLEDVCDNQCCDAKLCRFKEGAVCATGECCNLKTCQLKEAASVCRMAHGECDLPEYCTGGSEHCPRDVHKRNTVVCAGGQAYCIDGDCKTRDDQCRLLWGPSGKAADVNCYARNVNGTKYANCGYDRENHSWKKCAEEDVQCGLLFCHQLNENRLEFGLRVFTEEHIASTLNGRKVVPCHAAFIDLGNAKEPSLVPDGAPCGQNKMCYQQQCWDIDSLNSNRIGQLCPHNCHNHGVCNSEGNCHCNPGYAPPFCEFSGNGGSIDSGPASNPSYSLLVISLSVATFVILLLFAIYIIRIFCHTDRCQTPLKINTFPTSSRSKHKLISTPSTNSAIVREISAPKLCSSTRNIDGPQFTPIARLKHHQQQPFGDNSGLQSPAKNSTVSVRSLAQPSVGYVTHVMAPLPPPASPRRLPRQPSSSVHRSSYERRRHGSSGGSSNTRYS encoded by the exons ATGACCCGTGGCATGACAATCGAAAGGATCACGATGACCGGTACAAGCCTACTGCGActactgctgctgttggtgcTACTGTGTGCGGAGTCCATTGTCCTAGGGTTGACTCATCATCGCCACACTTCGGACGGTGGCGATGGTGATCCAGATGGTGCCGATG TATGGCAGCAGAATGGACCTTTGGCGGTCAATGGCAATGACCGTATTTCGATTGTGCCGAATGTGGAGTACACGCGATTCGGCAGCGACACTGCTGTACTGACCTACAACTTGACGACGGCGTCCGATGGCGCCTTGACGGTTCGAATCGATCTACGGAGGAGCTTACCGAGCCAGACCTTCGTAGAACGGCAGGGCAATGGAAACGAATCGATAGTGGAGTATTTTAATGACGAGTGCTACTACCAGGGCAGGGTCCACGGTAGCCCGCGAAGTCAGGTAGCGTTGTCCACGTGCGAGGGAAAGGTTCGTGGAACCGTTTATGACCAGGATGAGACTTACTACATCGACTACGATGAGGTTTCGGGAGCACATTTTTTGGAAAG AATCTACGCAAGCTCGCATAGTAATCGAGTAAAACGAAGTCACCATCGTCCACGGCTGGCTGGTCCGTACAACGCGAACCGCTATTCACGGTTCGTTGAGTTAGTTCTGGTGGTAGACAATTCCCTCTACAGACACTTCAATGCTGACATCTGGACTATCCATCGATATTGCACGGATGTCGTCAACCACGTCAACATG CTCTTCAACCAACTGAACATCTTTATCGCCCTGACAGGAGTGGTCGTGTGGGACCAGCACGACCACATTCACGTCTCCGACCGTGCCGATGACACCCTGAATAACTTCCTCCAGTATCGTCGGAAGGAACTGCTCCGTTCGCATCCTAACGATCACGCCCAACTGCTGACGGCAGTCAACTTCCAAGACCACGTCATCGGAAAGGCTAAGCTCGGTGGAATGTGTACCAGCAACAACTCCGGAGCGGTCATCGTGATCCACACCGACAACATCGGCATCCAGGCAGGGACGTTGGCCCACGAAATGGGCCACAGCTTCAACATGGAACATGACGTGGGCGAAGAGTGTAAGTGCGAGGACAAGGAGTGTATCATGTCGGCAACCGTAACGGGACGGTCGCTGAAGCACTGGAGTAGCTGTAGTGTGGAACAGTTGACGCTGGCGTTCAACAGAGGGTTGAACCACTGCTTGAAGGATCGACCAGAAGTGGTGTATTCGATGAGCTGTGGCAACGGGTTTGTAGATGAAGGCGAAGAATGTGACTGTGGATTGGAGGACGTCTGTGATAATCAATGCTGTGATGCAAAGCTTTGTCGGTTTAAGGAAGGAGCTGTATGCGCTACAGGCGAGTGCTGTAATCTAAAAACATGTCAACTTAAGGAGGCCGCAAGTGTTTGCCGAATGGCTCATGGAGAGTGCGATCTGCCAGAGTACTGCACGGGTGGGTCTGAACACTGTCCAAGGGACGTTCACAAAAGGAATACAGTGGTTTGCGCTGGTGGTCAAGCGTATTGCATTGATGGAGACTGTAAAACACGCGACGATCAGTGCCGTTTGCTGTGGGGTCCGTCTGGCAAGGCAGCTGATGTAAACTGCTACGCAAGGAACGTCAACGGTACAAAGTATGCTAACTGTGGATACGATCGGGAAAATCATAGCTGGAAAAAGTGCGCCGAGGAGGATGTTCAATGTGGACTGCTTTTCTGCCATCAGCTAAACGAAAATCGTCTAGAATTTGGACTGCGAGTATTCACCGAAGAGCACATCGCCAGTACTCTGAACGGACGCAAGGTCGTCCCTTGCCACGCCGCTTTCATAGATCTAGGTAATGCTAAAGAACCATCATTAGTCCCAGATGGAGCTCCTTGTGGTCAAAACAAAATGTGCTACCAACAACAGTGCTGGGACATCGACAGCCTTAACTCTAATAGAATAGGACAACTATGCCCTCACAACTGCCACAATCATGGCGTCTGTAACAGCGAAGGAAACTGCCATTGCAACCCGGGCTACGCTCCTCCATTCTGCGAATTTTCCGGAAACGGTGGATCCATTGACAGTGGTCCAGCTTCCAATCCCTCCTACTCCCTACTAGTCATATCACTCTCCGTAGCGACCTTCGTCATACTCCTTCTTTTCGCAATCTACATAATCCGCATCTTCTGCCACACAGATCGCTGCCAAACTCCCCTAAAAATCAACACATTCCCCACATCCTCCCGCAGTAAACACAAACTCATCTCAACTCCCTCCACCAATTCCGCCATAGTGCGCGAAATCTCCGCCCCCAAACTGTGTTCTTCCACTCGGAACATCGACGGACCGCAGTTTACCCCAATCGCAAGACTGAAACACCACCAGCAGCAGCCATTTGGTGACAACAGTGGCCTCCAATCTCCGGCCAAGAACAGCACCGTCTCGGTACGATCGCTGGCTCAGCCCTCGGTAGGCTACGTGACGCATGTCATGGCACCTCTGCCACCTCCGGCCAGTCCACGGCGGTTACCGCGGCAGCCGTCGTCTTCCGTGCATCGGAGTTCGTACGAACGACGGCGGCACGGATCATCCGGCGGAAGCAGTAATACTCGATATTCGTGA
- the LOC109423629 gene encoding zinc metalloproteinase-disintegrin-like EoMP06 isoform X1 — translation MTRGMTIERITMTGTSLLRLLLLLVLLCAESIVLGLTHHRHTSDGGDGDPDGADAVWQQNGPLAVNGNDRISIVPNVEYTRFGSDTAVLTYNLTTASDGALTVRIDLRRSLPSQTFVERQGNGNESIVEYFNDECYYQGRVHGSPRSQVALSTCEGKVRGTVYDQDETYYIDYDEVSGAHFLERIYASSHSNRVKRSHHRPRLAGPYNANRYSRFVELVLVVDNSLYRHFNADIWTIHRYCTDVVNHVNMLFNQLNIFIALTGVVVWDQHDHIHVSDRADDTLNNFLQYRRKELLRSHPNDHAQLLTAVNFQDHVIGKAKLGGMCTSNNSGAVIVIHTDNIGIQAGTLAHEMGHSFNMEHDVGEECKCEDKECIMSATVTGRSLKHWSSCSVEQLTLAFNRGLNHCLKDRPEVVYSMSCGNGFVDEGEECDCGLEDVCDNQCCDAKLCRFKEGAVCATGECCNLKTCQLKEAASVCRMAHGECDLPEYCTGGSEHCPRDVHKRNTVVCAGGQAYCIDGDCKTRDDQCRLLWGPSGKAADVNCYARNVNGTKYANCGYDRENHSWKKCAEEDVQCGLLFCHQLNENRLEFGLRVFTEEHIASTLNGRKVVPCHAAFIDLGNAKEPSLVPDGAPCGQNKMCYQQQCWDIDSLNSNRIGQLCPHNCHNHGVCNSEGNCHCNPGYAPPFCEFSGNGGSIDSGPASNPSYSLLVISLSVATFVILLLFAIYIIRIFCHTDRCQTPLKINTFPTSSRSKHKLISTPSTNSAIVREISAPKLCSSTRNIDGPQFTPIARLKHHQQQPFGDNSGLQSPAKNSTVSVRSLAQPSVGYVTHVMAPLPPPASPRRLPRQPSSSVHRSSYERRRHGSSGGSSNTRYS, via the exons ATGACCCGTGGCATGACAATCGAAAGGATCACGATGACCGGTACAAGCCTACTGCGActactgctgctgttggtgcTACTGTGTGCGGAGTCCATTGTCCTAGGGTTGACTCATCATCGCCACACTTCGGACGGTGGCGATGGTGATCCAGATGGTGCCGATG CAGTATGGCAGCAGAATGGACCTTTGGCGGTCAATGGCAATGACCGTATTTCGATTGTGCCGAATGTGGAGTACACGCGATTCGGCAGCGACACTGCTGTACTGACCTACAACTTGACGACGGCGTCCGATGGCGCCTTGACGGTTCGAATCGATCTACGGAGGAGCTTACCGAGCCAGACCTTCGTAGAACGGCAGGGCAATGGAAACGAATCGATAGTGGAGTATTTTAATGACGAGTGCTACTACCAGGGCAGGGTCCACGGTAGCCCGCGAAGTCAGGTAGCGTTGTCCACGTGCGAGGGAAAGGTTCGTGGAACCGTTTATGACCAGGATGAGACTTACTACATCGACTACGATGAGGTTTCGGGAGCACATTTTTTGGAAAG AATCTACGCAAGCTCGCATAGTAATCGAGTAAAACGAAGTCACCATCGTCCACGGCTGGCTGGTCCGTACAACGCGAACCGCTATTCACGGTTCGTTGAGTTAGTTCTGGTGGTAGACAATTCCCTCTACAGACACTTCAATGCTGACATCTGGACTATCCATCGATATTGCACGGATGTCGTCAACCACGTCAACATG CTCTTCAACCAACTGAACATCTTTATCGCCCTGACAGGAGTGGTCGTGTGGGACCAGCACGACCACATTCACGTCTCCGACCGTGCCGATGACACCCTGAATAACTTCCTCCAGTATCGTCGGAAGGAACTGCTCCGTTCGCATCCTAACGATCACGCCCAACTGCTGACGGCAGTCAACTTCCAAGACCACGTCATCGGAAAGGCTAAGCTCGGTGGAATGTGTACCAGCAACAACTCCGGAGCGGTCATCGTGATCCACACCGACAACATCGGCATCCAGGCAGGGACGTTGGCCCACGAAATGGGCCACAGCTTCAACATGGAACATGACGTGGGCGAAGAGTGTAAGTGCGAGGACAAGGAGTGTATCATGTCGGCAACCGTAACGGGACGGTCGCTGAAGCACTGGAGTAGCTGTAGTGTGGAACAGTTGACGCTGGCGTTCAACAGAGGGTTGAACCACTGCTTGAAGGATCGACCAGAAGTGGTGTATTCGATGAGCTGTGGCAACGGGTTTGTAGATGAAGGCGAAGAATGTGACTGTGGATTGGAGGACGTCTGTGATAATCAATGCTGTGATGCAAAGCTTTGTCGGTTTAAGGAAGGAGCTGTATGCGCTACAGGCGAGTGCTGTAATCTAAAAACATGTCAACTTAAGGAGGCCGCAAGTGTTTGCCGAATGGCTCATGGAGAGTGCGATCTGCCAGAGTACTGCACGGGTGGGTCTGAACACTGTCCAAGGGACGTTCACAAAAGGAATACAGTGGTTTGCGCTGGTGGTCAAGCGTATTGCATTGATGGAGACTGTAAAACACGCGACGATCAGTGCCGTTTGCTGTGGGGTCCGTCTGGCAAGGCAGCTGATGTAAACTGCTACGCAAGGAACGTCAACGGTACAAAGTATGCTAACTGTGGATACGATCGGGAAAATCATAGCTGGAAAAAGTGCGCCGAGGAGGATGTTCAATGTGGACTGCTTTTCTGCCATCAGCTAAACGAAAATCGTCTAGAATTTGGACTGCGAGTATTCACCGAAGAGCACATCGCCAGTACTCTGAACGGACGCAAGGTCGTCCCTTGCCACGCCGCTTTCATAGATCTAGGTAATGCTAAAGAACCATCATTAGTCCCAGATGGAGCTCCTTGTGGTCAAAACAAAATGTGCTACCAACAACAGTGCTGGGACATCGACAGCCTTAACTCTAATAGAATAGGACAACTATGCCCTCACAACTGCCACAATCATGGCGTCTGTAACAGCGAAGGAAACTGCCATTGCAACCCGGGCTACGCTCCTCCATTCTGCGAATTTTCCGGAAACGGTGGATCCATTGACAGTGGTCCAGCTTCCAATCCCTCCTACTCCCTACTAGTCATATCACTCTCCGTAGCGACCTTCGTCATACTCCTTCTTTTCGCAATCTACATAATCCGCATCTTCTGCCACACAGATCGCTGCCAAACTCCCCTAAAAATCAACACATTCCCCACATCCTCCCGCAGTAAACACAAACTCATCTCAACTCCCTCCACCAATTCCGCCATAGTGCGCGAAATCTCCGCCCCCAAACTGTGTTCTTCCACTCGGAACATCGACGGACCGCAGTTTACCCCAATCGCAAGACTGAAACACCACCAGCAGCAGCCATTTGGTGACAACAGTGGCCTCCAATCTCCGGCCAAGAACAGCACCGTCTCGGTACGATCGCTGGCTCAGCCCTCGGTAGGCTACGTGACGCATGTCATGGCACCTCTGCCACCTCCGGCCAGTCCACGGCGGTTACCGCGGCAGCCGTCGTCTTCCGTGCATCGGAGTTCGTACGAACGACGGCGGCACGGATCATCCGGCGGAAGCAGTAATACTCGATATTCGTGA